A DNA window from Streptomyces sp. CA-278952 contains the following coding sequences:
- the prfA gene encoding peptide chain release factor 1, producing the protein MFEAVEELIGEHTGLEKKLADPSVHADQANARKLNKRYAELTPIVSTYRAWKQTGEDIETAREYAADDPDFAAEVKDLEKQREELTEKLRLLLVPRDPSDDKDVLLEIKAGAGGDESALFAGDLLRMYLRYAERVGWKTEIIDSTESELGGYKDVQVAVKTKGGNGATEPGQGVWARMKYEGGVHRVQRVPSTESQGRIHTSAAGVLVTPEAEEVDVEIHANDLRIDVYRSSGPGGQSVNTTDSAVRITHLPTGVVASCQNEKSQLQNKEQAMRILRSRLLAAAQEAAEQEASDVRRSQVRTVDRSEKIRTYNFPENRISDHRVGFKAYNLDQVLDGELDAVIQACVDADSAAKLANA; encoded by the coding sequence ATGTTCGAGGCGGTCGAGGAATTGATCGGTGAACACACCGGTCTCGAGAAGAAGCTCGCCGACCCGTCGGTCCACGCCGACCAGGCCAACGCGCGCAAGCTGAACAAGCGCTACGCGGAGCTGACCCCGATCGTCTCCACGTACCGGGCCTGGAAGCAGACCGGCGAGGACATCGAGACCGCCCGCGAGTACGCCGCGGACGACCCCGACTTCGCCGCCGAGGTCAAGGACCTGGAGAAGCAGCGCGAAGAGCTCACCGAGAAGCTCCGCCTCCTCCTCGTCCCGCGCGACCCCAGCGACGACAAGGACGTGCTCCTGGAGATCAAGGCGGGCGCCGGCGGCGACGAGTCCGCCCTGTTCGCGGGCGACCTGCTGCGCATGTACCTGCGCTACGCCGAGCGCGTCGGCTGGAAGACCGAGATCATCGACTCCACCGAGTCCGAGCTCGGCGGCTACAAGGACGTCCAGGTCGCCGTGAAGACCAAGGGCGGCAACGGCGCCACCGAGCCCGGCCAGGGCGTCTGGGCCCGGATGAAGTACGAGGGCGGCGTGCACCGCGTGCAGCGCGTGCCCTCCACCGAGTCCCAGGGCCGCATCCACACCTCCGCCGCGGGCGTGCTCGTCACCCCCGAGGCCGAGGAGGTCGACGTCGAGATCCACGCCAACGACCTGCGCATCGACGTCTACCGCTCCTCCGGCCCCGGCGGTCAGTCCGTCAACACGACCGACTCCGCCGTCCGCATCACGCACCTGCCCACCGGCGTCGTCGCCTCCTGCCAGAACGAGAAGAGCCAGCTCCAGAACAAGGAGCAGGCCATGCGCATCCTGCGCTCCCGGCTGCTGGCCGCCGCCCAGGAGGCCGCCGAGCAGGAGGCCTCCGACGTACGCCGCAGCCAGGTCCGCACCGTCGACCGCTCCGAGAAGATCCGGACGTACAACTTCCCGGAAAACCGCATCTCGGACCACCGCGTCGGCTTCAAGGCGTACAACTTGGACCAGGTGCTCGACGGAGAGCTGGACGCCGTCATCCAGGCATGCGTCGACGCCGACTCCGCCGCCAAGCTCGCCAACGCGTAA
- the rpmE gene encoding 50S ribosomal protein L31, whose amino-acid sequence MKRDIHPEYVETQVSCTCGASFTTRSTIDSGNIRADVCSECHPFYTGKQKILDTGGRVARFEARFGKAAGSASK is encoded by the coding sequence TTGAAGCGCGACATCCACCCCGAGTACGTCGAGACGCAGGTCAGCTGCACCTGCGGTGCGTCGTTCACCACCCGGAGCACCATCGACAGCGGCAACATCCGCGCCGACGTCTGCTCCGAGTGCCACCCGTTCTACACGGGCAAGCAGAAGATCCTCGACACCGGCGGCCGCGTGGCCCGCTTCGAGGCCCGCTTCGGCAAGGCTGCCGGCTCCGCCAGCAAGTAG
- the rho gene encoding transcription termination factor Rho, whose protein sequence is MSDTTDLMGVTADKSVDSAAPAEGAATGTTARRRRSGTGLEGMVLAELQQVASGLGIRGTARMRKSQLIEVIKEAQAGGGSAAPKASSKAAEAPAEAESKPKRRATSKARTGDEPAAAAAEKDAAQQQIDIPGQPASDEQPAGERRRRRATAQAGSPDTKTEVTTEVKAKAEPQAEQKTEERGEPKGDAKAEAAADTAEGRRGDRQGRGERGDRGERRERQRDRRGKGDDQGQQGGGGQRPQRQGQGQGQGQGGGGQGQGQGQQNRDNGPQDDFDDEAGGRRGRRGRYRDRRGRRGRDDFASDVQVADDDVLIPVAGILDILDNYAFIRTSGYLPGPNDVYVSLAQVRKNGLRKGDHVTGAVRQPKDGERREKFNALVRLDSVNGMAPESGRGRPEFQKLTPLYPQDRLRLETDSNILTTRIVDLVAPIGKGQRGLIVAPPKTGKTMILQAIANAITVNSPECHLMVVLVDERPEEVTDMQRSVKGEVISSTFDRPAEDHTTVAELAIERAKRLVELGHDVVVLLDSITRLGRAYNLAAPASGRILSGGVDSTALYPPKRFFGAARNIEDGGSLTILATALVETGSRMDEVIFEEFKGTGNMELKLDRKLSDKRIFPAVDVDASSTRKEEILLGTDELAVVWKLRRVLHALDQQQAIELLLDRMKKTQSNAEFLLQIQKTTPGSGNGND, encoded by the coding sequence GTGAGCGACACCACCGATCTGATGGGCGTGACTGCCGACAAGAGCGTCGACAGCGCCGCGCCCGCCGAAGGTGCTGCCACTGGCACCACCGCACGGCGCCGCCGCTCCGGCACCGGCCTCGAGGGCATGGTCCTGGCCGAGCTGCAGCAGGTCGCGTCCGGCCTCGGCATCAGGGGCACTGCGCGGATGCGCAAGAGCCAGCTGATCGAGGTCATCAAGGAGGCGCAGGCGGGTGGCGGATCTGCCGCCCCCAAGGCCTCCTCCAAGGCCGCAGAGGCCCCCGCCGAGGCGGAGAGCAAGCCGAAGCGCCGCGCGACCTCGAAGGCGCGCACCGGGGACGAGCCCGCTGCCGCCGCCGCCGAGAAGGACGCGGCCCAGCAGCAGATCGACATCCCCGGTCAGCCGGCCAGCGACGAGCAGCCCGCGGGCGAGCGTCGTCGCCGTCGTGCGACCGCGCAGGCGGGCAGCCCCGACACCAAGACCGAGGTCACGACCGAGGTCAAGGCCAAGGCGGAGCCCCAGGCCGAGCAGAAGACCGAGGAGCGGGGCGAGCCGAAGGGCGACGCCAAGGCCGAGGCCGCCGCCGACACGGCCGAGGGTCGTCGCGGCGACCGTCAGGGCCGCGGCGAGCGTGGCGACCGCGGTGAGCGGCGTGAGCGTCAGCGCGACCGCCGCGGCAAGGGCGACGACCAGGGCCAGCAAGGCGGTGGCGGGCAGCGCCCGCAGCGCCAGGGCCAGGGCCAAGGGCAGGGCCAGGGCGGTGGCGGTCAGGGCCAGGGGCAGGGCCAGCAGAACCGTGACAACGGTCCGCAGGACGACTTCGACGACGAGGCGGGCGGCCGTCGCGGGCGTCGCGGCCGCTACCGCGACCGCCGTGGCCGTCGCGGGCGCGACGACTTCGCCAGCGATGTGCAGGTGGCCGACGACGACGTCCTGATCCCCGTCGCGGGCATCCTGGACATCCTCGACAACTACGCGTTCATCCGGACCTCCGGCTACCTGCCGGGCCCGAACGACGTGTATGTCTCGCTCGCCCAGGTCCGCAAGAACGGCCTGCGCAAGGGCGACCACGTCACCGGCGCGGTGCGCCAGCCCAAGGACGGCGAGCGGCGCGAGAAGTTCAACGCGCTGGTCCGCCTCGACTCGGTCAACGGCATGGCCCCGGAGTCGGGCCGCGGCCGCCCCGAGTTTCAGAAGCTGACCCCGCTCTACCCGCAGGACCGGCTCCGTCTGGAGACCGACTCCAACATCCTGACGACGCGGATCGTCGACCTGGTGGCCCCGATCGGCAAGGGTCAGCGCGGGCTCATCGTGGCCCCGCCGAAGACCGGCAAGACCATGATCCTTCAGGCGATCGCCAACGCGATCACGGTCAACAGCCCCGAGTGCCACCTGATGGTCGTCCTGGTCGACGAGCGTCCGGAAGAGGTCACCGACATGCAGCGGTCGGTGAAGGGCGAGGTCATCTCCTCCACCTTCGACCGTCCCGCCGAGGACCACACCACCGTCGCCGAGCTGGCCATCGAGCGTGCCAAGCGTCTCGTCGAGCTGGGTCACGACGTGGTCGTCCTGCTCGACTCGATCACCCGTCTGGGCCGCGCGTACAACCTCGCGGCGCCGGCCTCCGGCCGCATCCTGTCCGGTGGTGTCGACTCGACCGCGCTCTACCCCCCGAAGCGCTTCTTCGGTGCCGCGCGCAACATCGAGGACGGCGGCTCGCTGACCATCCTCGCCACCGCGCTCGTCGAGACCGGCTCGCGCATGGACGAGGTGATCTTCGAGGAGTTCAAGGGCACCGGTAACATGGAGCTCAAGCTCGACCGGAAGCTCTCGGACAAGCGGATCTTCCCGGCGGTGGACGTCGACGCGTCCTCCACCCGTAAGGAAGAGATCCTGCTCGGCACCGACGAGCTGGCGGTCGTCTGGAAGCTGCGCCGGGTGCTGCACGCGCTCGACCAGCAGCAGGCGATCGAGCTCCTCCTGGACCGGATGAAGAAGACCCAGTCCAACGCGGAGTTCCTGCTCCAGATCCAGAAGACGACGCCGGGCAGCGGAAACGGCAACGACTGA
- the prmC gene encoding peptide chain release factor N(5)-glutamine methyltransferase — translation MNLLLAEVAQATQRLADAGVPSPRFDAEELAAFVHGVKRGALHTVPDTDFDARYWETIARREAREPLQHITGRAFFRYLELQVGPGVFVPRPETESVVGWAIDAVRAMDVVEPVVVDLCTGSGAIALAMAQEVPRSRVHAVELSEDALRWTRKNAEGSRVTVHKGDALSALPELDGQVDLVISNPPYIPLTEWEYVAPEARDHDPEMALFSGEDGLDTIRGIERTAHRLLRPGGLVVIEHADTQGGQVPWIFTEERGWADAADHPDLNNRPRFATARKAMP, via the coding sequence ATGAACCTGCTGCTCGCCGAGGTGGCCCAGGCCACCCAGCGGCTGGCCGACGCCGGTGTCCCCTCACCGCGATTCGACGCCGAGGAACTCGCGGCCTTCGTCCACGGGGTGAAGCGGGGCGCGCTGCACACGGTGCCCGACACCGACTTCGACGCCCGGTACTGGGAGACGATCGCCCGCCGCGAGGCCCGCGAACCCCTCCAGCACATCACCGGCCGCGCCTTCTTCCGCTACCTGGAGCTCCAGGTAGGACCCGGTGTCTTCGTGCCCCGCCCGGAGACCGAGTCCGTCGTCGGCTGGGCCATAGACGCGGTGCGCGCGATGGACGTCGTCGAGCCCGTCGTCGTCGACCTGTGCACCGGATCGGGCGCCATCGCCCTCGCCATGGCCCAGGAGGTTCCCCGCTCCCGGGTGCACGCCGTCGAGCTCTCCGAGGACGCCCTCAGGTGGACGCGGAAGAACGCCGAGGGGTCCAGGGTCACCGTGCACAAGGGAGACGCCCTGAGCGCCCTTCCGGAGCTCGACGGCCAGGTCGACCTGGTGATCTCCAACCCGCCGTACATCCCGCTCACCGAGTGGGAGTACGTCGCCCCCGAGGCCCGCGACCACGACCCGGAGATGGCCCTGTTCTCGGGCGAGGACGGCCTCGACACCATCCGCGGCATCGAACGCACCGCCCACCGTCTGCTGCGCCCCGGCGGCCTCGTCGTCATCGAGCACGCCGACACCCAGGGCGGCCAGGTGCCGTGGATCTTCACCGAGGAGCGGGGCTGGGCGGACGCCGCCGACCACCCCGACCTGAACAACCGGCCCCGGTTCGCCACCGCCCGCAAGGCCATGCCGTGA
- a CDS encoding trypsin-like serine protease encodes MTLPVATAVLALAAGALASVPAQAADTVPLPGKQNTQKRSDVPQAELLDTVKGSAARLAEGESGAPAPGGTTEPAPERTADPKIIGGSEALISEAPWMVQLHYYDDKGTSGTADDESYFCGGTLVAPAKVLTAAHCVDGLDWNKNGAVLGGTAKLPVGDDLNGGQAVGVWRQWVHPAYDDAELSSDVAVLTLGAALPYKTLQPASGADTALYEQGTRATVYGWGRTSSTSDAISPTLRKATVPVNADSTCSSFYGSEFVPGKMTCAGDPAVGQDEGTVSPCNGDSGGPLVVNGRIAGVVSWGVRDCVATGAYSVYSKVSSFFGEINPRVDDANLNFDATADLFARKSNGEAFEYYSTGQAFGSSAALGNWGAVDLIRQVDWDRDYFQDYIYRVDGDLYWFYFDGTEWAEKRIGTGWSSFKNILFPGDVTGDGNPDLVGIDGTGTLVTYPGKGDGTFGSKSEAGTGWGSLNVFGKGDYSGDGIPDLLARDGKGQLWLYAGRHNVASPFANKILVGTGWNFSAYIATGDNTGDGKADLTVRDSAGTMWFYPTSGSATKPFGPKLQAGTGWSGFDLFG; translated from the coding sequence ATGACCCTCCCCGTGGCAACTGCCGTGCTCGCTCTGGCAGCGGGGGCACTCGCCTCCGTTCCCGCGCAGGCCGCGGACACGGTCCCGCTTCCGGGCAAGCAGAACACCCAGAAGCGGTCCGACGTACCGCAGGCCGAACTGCTCGACACCGTCAAGGGGTCGGCCGCCAGACTGGCGGAGGGCGAGTCGGGTGCGCCCGCGCCCGGCGGAACCACGGAACCGGCGCCGGAGCGCACCGCCGATCCGAAGATCATCGGGGGGTCCGAAGCCCTGATCTCCGAGGCGCCGTGGATGGTGCAGCTGCACTACTACGACGACAAGGGAACCTCCGGCACCGCGGACGACGAGAGCTACTTCTGCGGTGGCACGCTCGTCGCACCCGCCAAGGTCCTGACCGCCGCGCACTGCGTGGACGGACTGGACTGGAACAAGAACGGCGCCGTCCTGGGCGGCACCGCCAAGCTCCCGGTCGGCGATGACCTGAACGGCGGCCAGGCCGTGGGCGTCTGGCGTCAGTGGGTCCACCCCGCTTACGACGACGCCGAATTGAGCAGCGACGTCGCCGTGCTGACGCTGGGCGCGGCCCTCCCGTACAAGACGCTCCAGCCGGCCTCCGGCGCCGATACGGCGCTGTACGAGCAAGGCACCCGCGCCACCGTCTACGGCTGGGGCCGCACCAGCTCCACCAGCGACGCCATCTCGCCGACGCTGCGCAAGGCCACGGTGCCGGTCAACGCCGACTCCACCTGCTCGTCCTTCTACGGCTCCGAATTCGTGCCCGGGAAGATGACGTGCGCGGGGGACCCGGCCGTCGGCCAGGACGAGGGCACCGTATCGCCGTGCAACGGTGACTCGGGCGGTCCGCTCGTGGTCAACGGCCGTATCGCGGGCGTGGTTTCGTGGGGCGTGCGGGACTGCGTCGCCACCGGTGCGTACAGCGTCTATTCCAAGGTCAGCTCGTTCTTCGGGGAGATCAACCCCCGAGTGGACGACGCCAACCTGAACTTCGACGCGACGGCGGACCTGTTCGCCCGGAAGTCGAATGGCGAGGCGTTCGAGTACTACTCCACCGGCCAGGCATTCGGCTCCTCCGCCGCACTCGGCAACTGGGGCGCGGTCGACCTGATACGTCAGGTCGACTGGGACCGTGACTACTTCCAGGACTACATCTACCGCGTCGACGGTGACCTCTACTGGTTCTACTTCGACGGGACCGAGTGGGCGGAGAAGAGGATCGGCACGGGCTGGTCCTCCTTCAAGAACATCCTCTTCCCCGGGGACGTCACCGGGGACGGCAACCCCGACCTCGTCGGTATTGACGGCACCGGCACCCTGGTGACCTACCCGGGCAAGGGCGACGGCACCTTCGGGTCCAAGAGCGAGGCCGGTACCGGCTGGGGCTCGCTGAATGTGTTCGGCAAGGGCGACTACAGCGGCGACGGCATTCCCGACCTGCTGGCCCGTGACGGGAAGGGCCAGCTGTGGCTCTACGCGGGCCGGCACAACGTCGCCTCGCCGTTCGCCAACAAGATCCTGGTCGGCACCGGCTGGAACTTCTCGGCCTACATCGCCACCGGGGACAACACCGGTGACGGCAAGGCGGACCTCACCGTCCGTGACAGCGCCGGGACGATGTGGTTCTACCCGACCAGCGGTTCGGCGACCAAGCCCTTCGGGCCGAAGCTGCAGGCCGGCACCGGCTGGAGCGGATTCGACCTCTTCGGCTGA
- a CDS encoding LCP family protein → MSEQSRSAGRIRGTGSRRRKPSRRHRAKVVAAWTAAGVVVVGGTGLGYAYLALDGNLSSIDIDAKLGTDRPDDVDDGSQDILVLGSDSRSGDNGKYGEDEGAARSDTAMVLHVDKGHKSASVVSIPRDTLIERPACESDTTGDEVPAEHRAMFNTAYEVGGPACAVKTVESMSGIRMDHYLEVDFTGFKELIDELGGVEITTRTAIDDSKSHLDLEPGTHTLNGEESLGLVRTRKSVGDGSDLGRIQLQQAFIKALMEQAKSVGVFTSPTKLYGLADAATQAVTTDSGLGSVKKLTGFAKGLKGLNAKRVHMVTLPVEYDPADPNRVLPQEKAGRQVWAALAHDRPIPASATEKSAGDKGDAAEVVE, encoded by the coding sequence GTGAGCGAGCAGAGCAGGAGCGCCGGCCGCATACGCGGCACCGGCAGCCGACGGAGGAAGCCGTCCCGCCGGCACCGGGCCAAGGTCGTCGCGGCCTGGACGGCGGCGGGTGTCGTGGTCGTCGGCGGGACCGGACTCGGATACGCATACCTGGCGCTCGACGGCAACCTCTCCAGCATCGACATCGACGCCAAGCTCGGCACCGACCGTCCCGACGACGTGGACGACGGCTCGCAGGACATCCTGGTGCTGGGCTCCGACTCGCGCTCCGGCGACAACGGGAAGTACGGCGAGGACGAGGGCGCGGCCCGCTCGGACACGGCGATGGTCCTGCACGTCGACAAGGGCCACAAGTCCGCGAGCGTCGTCTCGATACCCCGCGACACCCTGATAGAGCGCCCCGCCTGCGAGAGCGACACCACCGGCGACGAGGTCCCCGCCGAACACCGGGCGATGTTCAACACCGCCTACGAGGTCGGCGGGCCCGCCTGCGCGGTGAAGACCGTCGAATCGATGTCCGGCATCCGCATGGACCACTACCTGGAAGTCGACTTCACCGGCTTCAAGGAGCTCATCGACGAGCTCGGCGGCGTGGAGATCACCACGAGGACCGCGATCGACGACTCCAAGAGCCACCTGGACCTGGAGCCGGGCACCCACACGCTGAACGGCGAGGAGTCCCTCGGCCTTGTCCGTACGCGCAAGAGCGTCGGCGACGGCAGCGACCTCGGGCGCATCCAGCTCCAGCAGGCGTTCATCAAGGCGCTGATGGAGCAGGCGAAGAGCGTCGGGGTGTTCACCAGCCCCACCAAGCTCTACGGCCTCGCGGACGCCGCCACCCAGGCCGTCACCACCGACTCCGGGCTCGGCTCCGTCAAGAAGCTCACCGGTTTCGCCAAGGGCCTCAAGGGGCTGAACGCCAAGAGGGTCCACATGGTGACCCTGCCCGTGGAGTACGACCCGGCCGACCCGAACCGGGTCCTGCCGCAGGAGAAGGCCGGCCGGCAGGTCTGGGCCGCCCTCGCACACGACCGGCCGATCCCCGCCTCCGCCACCGAGAAGTCGGCCGGTGACAAGGGCGACGCCGCCGAGGTCGTCGAGTAG